DNA sequence from the Brachybacterium sp. P6-10-X1 genome:
GGCACCCGGGCCAGCGCCGACGGCGCCGGGGACCTCGCCACCGGCCTCGACGACCTCGCCGCGGGCACCCGCGCCTCCGCCGACGGGGCCGGTGCCCTCGCCGACGGCAGCACCCAGCTGGCCGACGGCGCCACCGAGCTGGGCCACGGCTCGGACCAGCTGGCCTCCGGCAGCGAGGAGCTGGCCTCCGGCAGCGGCGAGCTCGCCGACGGCACCGAGGAGCTCGCTGACGGCACCGAGGAGCTGGCCGGCGGCAGCGAGGATCTCGCCTCCGGGCTGCGCGAGGGCGCTGAGGGCGTGCCCAGCTACACCTCCTCCGAGCGCGATCGCATGAGCGAGATGGCCGCGAACCCGGTGACCACCGACGTGGACCGCCAGAACGAGGCGGACGGTGCGACCACCGCGACCTTCCCCTTCGTCACCGCCCTCGCGCTGTGGCTGGGGGCGTTCGCCAGCTTCCTGCTGCTGCCGGCCCTGTCCCGGCGTCTGCTGGACCGGGCGGTGCCGATGGGCCGAGTGGTGCTGCGCTCACTGGCGCCCGCTCTGCTGATCGCGGTGGTGCAGACCATCGCGGTGCTGGCGGTGCTCACCGCCGTCGGCATCTCCCCCGTCTCCCCGGTGACGGTGGGGGTGGTGGCCCTGGCCGGGGCCGGCATGTTCGCGGCCCTGCACCAGGCGCTGATGACGCTGCTGGGCGACAGGATCGGCCGGATCGTCTCGATCCTGGTGATGGTGCTGCAGGTGGTGACGCTGGTGGGCATCGTGCCGCTGGCGACCGCTCCCCCGCTGCTGCAGTCGATCAGTGCGCTGCTGCCGCTGCCGATCGTCACCCAGGGGCTCGTGCACGCGGCCCTCGGCGGCTCCCTGGTCTCGACCTCGGGCACGCTGCTGTCGATCCTGGCCTGGGCCGCGGTCTCCCTGGTGGTGACCTTCGCGGCCTCCCGCACCGCCCGCCGCGCGGACCGTTCCGACCGGGTGCCGGTGGGGGCGGCGGCGACGGCCTGACCCACGGGAAGGCCTGGCTCACGGGAGGGCCTGGCTCACTGGAAGTCCCTGGATCGGCCGGCGGCTGCCAGGTCCAGGGGCGCCACGTCATCGGCCACGAGGTTCACCGCCCCGCTGCGGTTCTCCACGATCCCACGCAGCACGATCGCCCGGGCGGTGCGCAGCAGCGCCCGGTGGCGCACCCAGAAGCCCTGCGAGCACACCACGTTGAGGATCCCGGTCTCGTCCTCGAGGCTGAGGAAGGTGACGTTCCCGGCGGTCGCGGGTCGCTGGCGATGGGTGATCACGCCGCCCACCCGGATCCGGGTGGAGTCCTCGACCTCGCGGGTGCCGCCGATCGAGAGCACCCCGTCGGCCGAGAGCTCCTCGCGCACCAGGACCATCGGGTGATCGTCCAGGGTGATGCCGGTGGCCCAGGAGTCCGCGGTGGCCAGCTCCGCCTCGCTCATCCCCGGCAGCATCGGCGCCTGGGCCCCGACCGCGAGGTGCGGCAGGGTCCCCGGCGACTCCTGGGCGGCCGCTCCCGCGGCCCACAGCGCCTGCCGACGGGAGGACGCCAGCGCATCCAGCGCCCCCGCGGTGGCCAGCGCCTCGAGCTGCCGGGCTGTCAACTGCACCCGGCGGGCCAGGTCCGGGACCGAGGCGAAGGGACCGCCGCGCTCGCGCTCGGCGACGACCCGCTCGGCGGTCTCGGTGCTGATCGTGCGCACCTGGTCCAGGCCCAGCCGGATCGCGGGGCCGCGGGCGGCCTCCTTCCCCCGGATCTGCTCGCGGGGCTCCTCCCCGATCCGGTAGCCGGCATGCTCCGCGTCGGTCTCCAGATCGCTGCGGGCACGACTGGCCAGCACGTCGGGCCCGCGGGTGAGCACGCCGTGCCGGCGAGCATCCGCGACCAGCGACTGCGGAGAGTAGAAGCCCATGGGCTGGGAGCGCAGCAGCGCCGCGGTGAACGCCGCCGGGTAGTGGCACTTCAGGTACGAGCTCGCGTACACCAGGTACGCGAAGGAGTAGGCGTGGGACTCGGGGAAGCCGTAGTTGGCGAAGGCGAGCAGCTTGCGGTGGACCGCTTCGGCGTCCTCGCCGGTGATGCCGTGGTTCGCCATCCCGGCGAACAGCGCGTCGGAGAGCTCGAGCATCTTCTGGGTGGAGCGCTTGGATCCCATCGCCCGGCGCAGCTGGTCGGCCTGGGCGGGGCTGAAGTCGGCGACGTCGACCACCATCTGCATCAGCTGCTCCTGGAACAGCGGGATCCCCAGCGTGCGGCCCAGGGACTTCTCCAGCAGCGGGTGAAGGTAGGTGACCTCCTCCTCGCCGGCGCGGCGCCGGATGTAGGGGTGCACGGACCCGCCCTGGATGGGCCCGGGCCGGATCAGCGCCACCTCCACCACCAGGTCATAGAACTCCCGGGGCCGCAGGCGCGGCAGGGTGGAGATCTGCGCACGCGACTCCACCTGGAACACGCCGATGCTGTCGCCCGCGCACAGCATGTCGTAGACCGCCGGATCCTCCTGCGGCAGGGTGCGCAGCTCGAAGTGCTGGCCGTGGTGCTCGGCGATGATCCGCAGCGCGTGGTCCAGGGCGGTGAGCATCCCCAGCCCCAGCAGGTCGAACTTCACCAGGCCCGCGTCGGCGCAGTCGTCCTTGTCCCACTGCAGCACGGACCGGTCCGCCATCGCCGCCCACTGCACGGGGCACACCTCGATCACCGGCCGGTCGCACAGCACCATGCCGCCGGAGTGGATGCCCAGGTGGCGCGGGGCGTCGCGCAGCTGCTTCGCGAGGTCGACGACGTCGTCGGGGACGTCGGCGTCGGCCAGGGAGCTGAAGGAGCGCTCGATCCGCTTCGAGAACGCGTCCTGCGCGCCGGTGTCATAGCCCAGCGCCCGCGCGGCGTCGCGCACCGCGAGCTTCGCCCGGTAGGTGATGACATTGGCGACCTGCGCGGCGTACTCCCGACCGTAGCGATCGTAGACGTGCTGGATCACCTCTTCGCGGCGGTCCGAGGCGATGTCGATGTCGATGTCCGGCGGCCCGTCCCGCTCCGGGGCCAGGAAGCGCTCGAACAGCAGCTGATGGCCGACGGGCTCGACCGCCGTGATGCCCAGCGCGTAGCAGACGGCGCTGTTCGCCGCGGAGCCCCGGCCCTGGGCGAGGATCCCCTCCCCGGCGCAGAAGTCGACGATCTCGTGGACGATGAGGAAGTAGCCGGGGAAGTGCAGATCGGTGATGACCTGCAGTTCGTGGTCGATCTGCGCCCACGCCCCGGGGACGCGCTCGGGGC
Encoded proteins:
- a CDS encoding error-prone DNA polymerase; this encodes MAGWFLGPPAWKDIEAILSDRPAELVSPPIVVEHAGKATDDAYRPARTVDYAELHAHSHFSFLDGASSPEDMAEQAARLGLGAITLVDHDGLPGAVRFARAAGEQGVATVFGAELTLGLEPGAGSASGTPVTSAPRTGVPDPAGEHLLVLVRDETGYRQLSAAIARAHLDSGEKAAPRYRLAELTRLARTGHWQILTGCRKGSVTRAVVPHLAEGDLDAAAHAAASAITRVLDLFGAGNVAVELVAGGGGEADELHDALAQGARLVREDHGLDAVSLPLVATTNAHYARPADKRLADTHAALRAGVPLADADPYLSSRPAHLRSGEEMAQLLPRYPGAIAQAARLGRDCAVDLRLLAPDLPPFPVPAGHDETSWLIELVEIEGRERYGPRPTAGRPERVPGAWAQIDHELQVITDLHFPGYFLIVHEIVDFCAGEGILAQGRGSAANSAVCYALGITAVEPVGHQLLFERFLAPERDGPPDIDIDIASDRREEVIQHVYDRYGREYAAQVANVITYRAKLAVRDAARALGYDTGAQDAFSKRIERSFSSLADADVPDDVVDLAKQLRDAPRHLGIHSGGMVLCDRPVIEVCPVQWAAMADRSVLQWDKDDCADAGLVKFDLLGLGMLTALDHALRIIAEHHGQHFELRTLPQEDPAVYDMLCAGDSIGVFQVESRAQISTLPRLRPREFYDLVVEVALIRPGPIQGGSVHPYIRRRAGEEEVTYLHPLLEKSLGRTLGIPLFQEQLMQMVVDVADFSPAQADQLRRAMGSKRSTQKMLELSDALFAGMANHGITGEDAEAVHRKLLAFANYGFPESHAYSFAYLVYASSYLKCHYPAAFTAALLRSQPMGFYSPQSLVADARRHGVLTRGPDVLASRARSDLETDAEHAGYRIGEEPREQIRGKEAARGPAIRLGLDQVRTISTETAERVVAERERGGPFASVPDLARRVQLTARQLEALATAGALDALASSRRQALWAAGAAAQESPGTLPHLAVGAQAPMLPGMSEAELATADSWATGITLDDHPMVLVREELSADGVLSIGGTREVEDSTRIRVGGVITHRQRPATAGNVTFLSLEDETGILNVVCSQGFWVRHRALLRTARAIVLRGIVENRSGAVNLVADDVAPLDLAAAGRSRDFQ